A genome region from Euphorbia lathyris chromosome 4, ddEupLath1.1, whole genome shotgun sequence includes the following:
- the LOC136227102 gene encoding uncharacterized protein, with protein MAAELALSESMAFIVKRDTGISGYYGFDEKSKKIREWDRSYFFIKFHEGNPNFLRCWGRPNVKSLNFGYPSKEESAIVKFLKSTPPFVWTYDQAFHMLRSRVAIAYREEDRVVYIPYRVFVQDREAKALARRKRRLAGTTSVAGANSPVGATPSVEAASPTIASVSQGPASASEDLPLNRKRKSNADTESSRPRKKNTSVSLTVGGTLISTPSKEKGSTPFHEPIPDISGWWTRTFGKAVSFSCKDIVSSICNVLGRLPSASRVREQVPLPTAMEGIEKRAIEIINFAEGALCRDAERARELESLGTELATQKSLFDDVQGKVKVLEGACQKAISEKEEALKSLQAKSDELQKAIDDLNSSKEALEMQKRRAEEITAEDGARIYWYGERIHAAYEHGHPDRVLNRPKVPIPEKDLAEKWDKLEAEDADMDEVLLLDWQSFHDSPISREIPNQNVEEGAPQDVSHVEQVVPRSDAVTDLIVGDSLEADHPTGEDEGAAEGEGEETVV; from the exons ATGGCAGCAGAATTAGCATTATCGGAATCCATGGCTTTTATTGTGAAGCGTGATACTGGAATT agcggttactacggctttgatgagaagtcgaaaaaaatccgcgagtgggacaggtcttatttcttcatcaagttcCATGAAGGGAATCCGAACTTTCTTCGTTGCTGGGGCCGAcctaatgtaaagagtttgaactttggttatccaagcaaggaagaatccgctattgtaaaattcttgaagagtactcctccttttgtatggacatatgatcaggcattccatatgctaaggagccgagtagcgattgcctaccgcgaggaaGATCGCGTTgtttatatcccttatcgcgttttcgtACAAG atcgggaagcgAAAGCCTTGGCGAGGAGGAAGAGGCGATTGGcgggaacaacttctgttgcaggggcgaattctcctgtgggggcgactccttctgttgaggcggcttccccCACAATTGCTTCCGTTTCACAAGGCCCTGCTTCTGCTTCTGAGGACCTTCCCTTAAATAGGAAGCGGAAGAGTAATGCGGATACGGAGTCTTCTCGCCCCAGGAAGAAAAATACCTCCGTATCCTTGACCGTTGGTGGTACACTCATATCCACCCCATCCAAAGAAAAGGGCAGTACTCCATTTCACGAG CCAATTCCTGACAttagcgggtggtggactaggacctttggtaaagccgtgagcttttcctgtaaggacattgtttcttccatatgcaatgtccttgggcgactcccctctgcttctCGCGTGCGCGAACAAGTGCCGCTTCCAACtgccatggaggggattgagaagcgtgctatagag attatcaatttcgcggagggtgccctctgcagggatgctgaacgagctagAGAGCTGGAAAGCCTTggcactgaattggcgactcagaagtcgctttttgatgatgtccaaggcaaagtaaaggtccttgaaggcgcttgtcagaaggccatcagcgagaaggaggaagctctcaaatccctccaggctaagtccgatgagcttcagaaggccattgatgatctgaattcgtccaaggaagctttggagatgcaaaagaggagggccgaggagatcacagctgaagatggtgctcgcatctattggtatggagagcggattcatgcggcttatgagcatggacatccagatcgtgtacttaatcgccccaaggttcccattcctgaaaaggatttagctgaaaaatgggacaagttggaggccgaggatgccgatatggatgaggtacttctcctagattggcagagttttcatgactctccaattagccgtgagatcccaaatcagaaTGTAGAAGAAGGGGCACCACAAGATGTTTCTCACGTTGAACAAGTGGTACCTCGCTCtgatgcggttactgatctgattgttggggattcgcttgaagcagatcaccccactggagaagatgaaggagccgctgaaggcgaaggagaagaaactgtagtataa